A single genomic interval of Camelina sativa cultivar DH55 chromosome 11, Cs, whole genome shotgun sequence harbors:
- the LOC104726247 gene encoding IQ domain-containing protein IQM5-like, producing the protein MALSLGYLQRDNSFKKESQECETPRIRNNMYFEKTLSFKDLVNQGNNYNKEDNCGVKTRRGINLRGPKPDNMILERSLSFTSLVQVGGEDDDDERGSSPKRRNRGKMGNLTALSLPAPTPFWSPRPLTELDAAAVTLQKVYKSYRTRRNLADCAVVVEELWWKELELAASEPNKTNEKPESAVSRWARAGTKAAKVGKGLLKDDKAQKLALRHWLEAIDPRHRYGHNLHLYYDVWSASESTQPFFFWLDIGDGKEVNLIKCPRTLLQRQCITYLGPKERQAYEVVLENGKLVNRQTKNLVETIEGTKWIFVLSTTRRLYVGQKHKGRFQHSSFLSGAAITAAGRIISQGGVVKAVWPYSGHYLPTEENFREFIGFLRENNVDLTNVKMNAIDDDNHLVTNDGSTKPSKVVVTKSDGSDEKKRFSCKWSTGNGPRIGCVRDYPIDLQTRALEQVNLSPRVVKGITGLFGPIPSPRPSPKIRVSPRLSCMGIPSPRN; encoded by the exons ATGGCTTTGTCGTTGGGATACTTACAAAGAGACAACAGTTTCAAGAAAGAGTCACAAGAGTGTGAAACACCAAGAATCCGTAATAACATGTATTTTGAGAAGACCTTATCGTTCAAAGATTTGGTTAACCAGGGTAACAATTACAACAAAGAAGATAACTGCGGGGTCAAAACAAGAAGAGGTATAAACTTGAGAGGTCCTAAACCAGATAACATGATTCTTGAGAGGAGTCTCTCGTTCACGAGCCTAGTCCAAGTGGGaggagaagacgatgatgacgaAAGAGGATCGTCTCCGAAACGAAGGAACAGAGGCAAAATGGGGAATTTAACGGCGTTGAGTTTACCAGCACCGACGCCGTTTTGGTCTCCTAGACCTTTGACGGAGCTAGACGCCGCCGCCGTTACGTTACAAAAGGTTTACAAGAGTTATCGAACGCGTAGAAACCTTGCTGACTGTGCAGTGGTTGTTGAAGAGTTATG gTGGAAAGAATTGGAATTGGCAGCGTCAGAACCGAACAAAACCAATGAGAAACCGGAGTCGGCTGTATCTAGGTGGGCAAGAGCTGGAACTAAAGCAGCAAag gTGGGGAAAGGATTGTTGAAAGATGACAAAGCACAAAAATTAGCATTGCGACATTGGTTAGAAGCC ATTGATCCACGACATAGGTACGGGCACAATCTACACTTGTACTATGATGTTTGGTCAGCAAGCGAGAGTACTCAGCCTTTCTTCTTCTG GTTAGACATTGGAGATGGCAAGGAAGTAAATCTCATCAAATGTCCGAGAACCCTTCTTCAGCGCCAATGCATCACTTACCTTGGTCCG AAAGAGAGACAAGCGTACGAAGTGGTGTTGGAAAATGGGAAACTAGTCAACAGACAGACCAAAAACCTCGTGGAGACCATCGAAGGAACTAAATGGATCTTCGTGTTGAGCACGACAAGAAGACTATACGTTGGTCAGAAACATAAAGGTCGGTTTCAACATTCAAGTTTTCTCTCCGGCGCAGCCATTACCGCCGCCGGTAGAATTATTTCACAAGGTGGAGTTGTAAAAGCCGTGTGGCCGTACAGTGGTCATTATCTCCCGACGGAAGAGAATTTTAGAGAATTCATCGGTTTCTTGAGAGAAAACAACGTGGATCTCACAAATGTCAAG aTGAATGCGATTGACGACGATAATCATTTGGTCACAAATGACGGAAGCACAAAGCCGTCGAAAGTGGTGGTGACGAAATCGGACGGTTCAGATGAAAAGAAACGTTTTTCGTGTAAGTGGAGTACTGGAAACGGTCCTAGGATCGGGTGTGTGCGGGACTATCCAATAGATCTGCAGACGCGAGCGCTTGAACAAGTCAACCTTTCTCCACGTGTAGTCAAAGGAATAACGGGATTATTTGGCCCAATACCTTCGCCTAGGCCCAGTCCAAAGATTCGTGTCTCTCCTAGACTATCTTGCATGGGTATTCCAAGTCCaagaaattaa
- the LOC104726248 gene encoding casein kinase 1-like protein 12 has product MSMESRVGNKYRLGRKIGSGSFGEIYLGTHIQTNEEVAIKLENVKTKHPQLLYESKLYRILQGGTGVPNVKWFGVEGDYNVLVMDLLGPSLEDLFNFCSRKLSLKSVLMLADQMINRVEFFHSKSFLHRDLKPDNFLMGLGRRANQVYIIDFGLAKKYRDNTTHQHIAYRENKNLTGTARYASMNTHLGIEQSRRDDLESLGYILMYFLKGSLPWQGLKAGTKKQKYERISEKKVSTSIESLCRGYPSEFASYFHYCRSLRFDDKPDYGYLKRIFRDLFIREGFQFDYVFDWTILKYQQSQLTAPPSRGLVNPGVGTSAGLPPGLTSMDRYGGEEEVGRPPMDSSRRRMSGALENSGNFSSRGPMMPSSSLFAQSAGSSRRVPSSEELQRCRTGAGLRNSPAITKSEGKRSASTRKHYDSAIKGIETLQVSDERFHHH; this is encoded by the exons ATGTCGATGGAGTCTCGTGTGGGAAACAAATACCGTCTCGGCCGGAAGATTGGAAGCGGTTCGTTTGGAGAGATCTATCTTG GTACTCATATCCAAACGAATGAAGAAGTTGCAATCAAGCTC gaaAATGTGAAGACGAAACATCCACAGCTGCTCTATGAATCAAAGTTATACAGAATTCTACAAGGAGGAA CTGGTGTTCCAAATGTGAAGTGGTTTGGTGTTGAAGGTGACTACAATGTTCTGGTGATGGATTTACTTGGGCCTAGTCTTGAAGACTTGTTCAATTTCTGTAGCCGGAAACTTTCTTTGAAGTCAGTACTCATGCTCGCAGATCAAATG ATAAACCGTGTTGAGTTTTTCCACTCGAAATCTTTCCTACACCGAGATCTTAAGCCAGACAATTTTCTTATGGGTTTAGGAAGGCGCGCAAACcag GTATACATTATCGACTTTGGTCTTGCTAAGAAATACCGGGATAATACTACCCATCAGCACATTGCTTACAG aGAAAATAAGAATCTCACTGGAACTGCAAGATATGCTAGTATGAACACTCACTTGGGAATTG AGCAAAGCCGAAGGGATGACCTAGAATCTCTTGGTTACATTCTCATGTATTTCCTAAAAGGAAG tcttcCTTGGCAAGGACTTAAAGCTggaaccaagaaacaaaaatatgagaGAATCAGTGAAAAGAAAGTCTCTACATCAATTGAG TCCTTGTGCCGTGGTTACCCATCCGAATTCGCATCTTACTTCCACTACTGCCGTTCCCTTCGATTTGATGATAAGCCAGATTACGGTTATCTCAAAAGAATATTCAGGGATCTCTTCATCCGCGAag GGTTTCAATTCGATTATGTATTTGACTGGACCATATTGAAATATCAACAGTCACAACTAACAGCTCCTCCATCACGTGGCTTAGTAAATCCTGGGGTTGGAACTAGTGCGGGTTTGCCTCCTGGACTAACCAGCATGGATAGATACGGAG GCGAGGAAGAAGTAGGGAGACCACCAATGGATTCATCACGAAGGAGAATGTCAGGAGCTCTTGAAAACTCTGGCAACTTCTCATCAAGAGGCCCAATG ATGCCAAGCTCGTCGTTGTTTGCACAATCAGCAGGATCATCGAGAAGAGTACCGTCGTCGGAGGAACTACAGAGATGCCGTACCGGGGCCGGATTAAGAAACTCTCCGGCGATAACAAAGTCGGAAGGAAAGAGATCTGCTTCAACCAGAAAACATTACGATTCTGCCATCAAAGGCATTGAGACCCTCCAAGTCTCTGACGAAAGGTTTCACCACCACTGA